From the genome of Nicotiana tabacum cultivar K326 chromosome 2, ASM71507v2, whole genome shotgun sequence:
ctgatttgattcaaaaataataaagagataagattaaaaatgagatttagcaattgaaattgaagaagatgaaAAGCCCGACTCCGAGCGCAATGCCTCCGAGAACATAAGTGAAAGCAATGATAAAGTGTGAATAAAGTTGTTTAATTGAGAGCAAAAGTAAATTATAACTTATGTCTGCAGAAAATATCGTCCCTCTACAGTGGGTGATGAGCCTGCTATTTATAGCTTTATTTAGGGAaataagatcctaggatcaagctcgtcttaaatgataataaaagagtcattgatgaatatataacggcaggccatgaatgcaaatattcccTGCAACAGTTGCTCATTTAATGTTAGAGAATATTCCCTCATTGAATGATATCCGATGGCAAACCCTTGATCTCCTCCTGTTAAATATGTTCCCTTCGGAATTTACCCGATATCGATTATATTCGTTGTGTCCGATATTGGTTGTTGCGTGACTTGCTTTTTCCTTACCTTCGGTTCCACGTATCATGCTACCATTTGACCATATATTATAAACCAACTTTATCCCACacagataaaaaaataaataacaatatttaaaaataacaagtatgacaagagtgggttgctctagtggtgagcaccctccacttccaaccaacaggttgtgagttcgagtcaccccaagagcaaggtgtggagttcttggagggagggagtcgagggtctatcggaaacagcctctctacccaaagatatgggtaaggtttgcgtacaaactaccctccccagactccactagtgagattatactgggttattgttgtatTTAAAAATAACAAgtattcaaaatatatatttgcCAAAAAAGGTTTTTATAACTACCAAAATAGTTAAGAGTGTCATACAAGATTAAACAGAAGAAATATGCATGACTTGGTCATATACTCATATTTGGTTATGCAGGTTGCTATCAAATATCAATTGGAGTAGGAAGAGGACCAGGAAGATCTTTAAGTGCCTGTCCAATTGAGGATGTTATAGACTAAAGAAAACACGTGTTTGACCAAGTAAAACCTTTCGATTGAGTAGGGTAATATTTATTGAATAACGTTGTAGTTAGGTAAAACAGGTAACGACTATGGTTCAGAAAGTCCAATAATCACTAAACAAATTCTcgtaatgaaacttagaattctAATATATATAGTAAAAATTCTGCCACTGGTCTACAAATAAAAGGGTTGCCTCATTGTATTTTAGAGCACCAAATTATAAATGGAAGGAAGTTCTTAGAGAGAGGGAggcgagagtctatcggaaatagtTTCTCTATCTATCCTcttcagaccccactagtgagattatactgagttgttgttgttcatGAAGTTGCAATCGGCCATTATCGTTTAGTTTAGGAAATGATAATTACAGGATGCAATGAATTCCAAACTCCTCGATGCTATCAAATAGTAATCAAATCTAATTTCTCTCTTTTGGCTTTTATTGACTAAAAAGGTTTTGCATAATGTAATTTATGAATTAGACTAAGAAAAGTCTGGCTAATCATTTTAGTTTTGAATTAAAGAGGTGTACTAACATCCGCAAAGAGAAAAGACAACAAATTAGATGGAAACTCTGAGACGATTATTAAACCGCCAAATGTGATGcacaatatttttatttaaaccaaaaaagaaaattaaagaaagatGAGACTGGTGTCGaattctcaaatctcaatttCTTCATTAGTTTTCTGTTCACGTCATTTGTGTAGTCCCTTTTCTATAATCATCCAGTataagtatatttgaaagatgcTGGTCTGACTAATTCTAGTGCCCTGCTTTTGTGGGATATGTAGAATCACCAGTAACCAATAACCAGACTAAAACTTGGCCATATATaagtttttatttaatttaagatGTGGACAAGTGTGTCAAAATTGTCCAAATCTTGCAAAACCAGTTTATCCTCCAAGTTGAGTCATAAAACGAAGTCTTAGTCGTCCCTCAGACCAAAGACCACAAGAAATAGAATATAGTGACTTGTTATCACCCCCACCCTTTACAGTTAaatcttttttcctatttttgtaCAAAGATACAGCCAAGATATGAAGAAGAGTTAGCCATGGAAACATTCCCCTTTcttctcctcctcttcttctccttAATTTTTCTTCACAAGGTTAATGGTCAAGGGGATACCATAACTACAACTCAGTTCATTAAAGATGGTGAAACTATTGTTTCCTCTGATGAAACATTCGAGATGGGATTCTTCAGTCCTCTTGACACTTCCGCAAATCGCTATGTTGGAATATGGTACAAGAAAATCTCTCTTATTACTCCAGTTTGGGTTGCTAATAGAGTAGCTCCTGTCACCAACAAATCTGGGGTCTTGAAAGTCATTCAGTCAGGTCTTGTTGTTCTTGTCAATGATACTAATGCCACTGTTTGGTCAACCAATTCATCAACAACTGTGCAAAATCCTGTTGCTCAGTTGCTGGACACAGGAAATTTTGTGGTGAGAGATGCAGATGATCCAAATCCTGAAAATTTCCTTTGGCAAAGCTTTGATTATCCTACTGATACGTTGATAGCAAGTATGAAACTTGGAAAAGACTTGGTGACTGGATTTGAAAGGTATCTTACCTCGTGGCGAAGTAATGATGATCCTGCTCCTGGGGAATATACTTATCACTGTGATCCTACTGGTTATCCGCAAGACCTTATGAGAAAAGGGCCTAATGTTATTTATAGAGCAGGGCCATGGAATGGTCTTCGGTGGAGTGGTGCACCTAATATGGTGAACAATTCAATCACCTCTTTTGGCTTGATCATGAACAGTAAGGAAATTTATTACAAGTATGAACTTGTGAATAAATCTGTTATTAACACTTTAGTGATAAAGCCTAATGGGAATACTATGCGTATGATTTGGATTGAAAAGACTCAGGGTTGGGTTAATTACCATTCGACAGATGCAGATGATTGTGATGCGTATAAACTATGTGGTGCATATGGCACTTGCAACGTTTTGAGTGATCCTGTGTGTCAATGTTTAGACAAATTCGAGCCAAAACATCCATATGATTGGAATAGGGCCGATTGGTCGAGTGGCTGTGTCCGAAAACGGTCAATAAATTGCACGGGAGATGGGTTTCTAATGTATTCTGGTATTAAACTGCCTGATACACGAAATTCTTGGTTCAGTGAGACAATGACACTAGATGAATGCAGGGCAGTTTGCTTGAGAAATTGTTCGTGTATGGGTTATACTAATCTGGACATACGCAATGGAGGAAGCGGGTGCTTGTTATGGATTGATGAGCTGGTTGACATCAGACAGCTATCACAATCAGGACAGGATATCTACATTAGAATGTCTGCTTCAGACATAGGTAATACTCCTATGCAATTTCACTGATGGATGTTTAATGTTAATAGCTATTGTTTTTCTTGATTGCCTGGATCTAAGATGTGTAGAAAGCATCAAATTTCTTCCATTTAAgaaatttaaatttctaaatcTTATACTTGTAAATACCTCTTTCTATTGAATCTTGCCAAAATAAAACCTTCCTGCCTCAACACCAGTGTCACTGTATAATGCTTGTGGAGTTGTGGTCAACCATGATTCActgctaattcaattatataaGGTTGATTAGCAAAGAAAGAAGAGTGTGTTTACTAGGAATGTAGCTATAAACTTAAGAATGTTGGTTTACTTCTCTACGAAAAGATTTACTATCCTTTAGTTCTAAACACTTTCATGCCTAGGTAATCCAAGTCCACATTGTGGagaaaaactgaaaaagacttaTAGGACCATCCTGTTTTCCAGGAAATAAATCGAACAAATACAATGAAGCATGTAGGAACTGCTAATTTAAACAGCTACCTAAAATATTTGGATGGAAAATGTTGCAGGTTCAGCTGGATCAAAGGGTAAGAAAGCTGTCATACTTGCAGTAGCTTTACCACTATTGGTTGCGTTGATTCTGCTAGGTTTAGGTGTAGGCCTGATTCTTTATAAACGTAAAAGGAGAGAGGATCCAGTGCTCACAACAAAGAGTAAGTGAATTATACCAATTTTATCTATTGAAAAGCCGGGGAGCAGCTAATTATGGTTATTAGTTCTGTATATGTCACTTGTATGTCTTTTGAAGTGTGGTCTGAAGTCCGAACGAACTCTACTTGTATGTTAAAATGGCAGGGAGATTAGGTGGTCACAGCAACAAGAATGATGACAGTAATCAAAATCACCATGAAGATTTTGAGCTACCACTTTTTGACTTATTTACATTAACCAAGGCTACTAACAACTTTTCATTTGAGAACAAGATTGGAGAGGGTGGCTTTGGACAAGTTCACAAGGTAGAAACATTTCTCAGACTCCAAGTAATAATACTCTAGAGCACACTGAAACCTCAAATCCCATTAATTTCTTTGCTTTTCCTGAAATGAAGATTAATTCTTGGAGTCAGTACAAAAAGCAGTTTTTGAATTTGTCCCTTTTTTGGTGCAAATTAGTGAAGAGTTGTGTCCTTTGTATAGTGGTAGGTTTAACAATTTCTAGCATCATAGCCTCTAAATGGAAATGAACTGTGCAAGTGGATGCTGCTTAAACAAAAACTTGACTGGAATAGTAGGGTAAAAATGACCATTCGCTCCATCGACTTTCTAACAGGACTGCTACTTTTACAGGGTGTATTGGAAGGTGGACAAGAAGTAGCAGTGAAGCGGCTTTCAGAAACTTCAAAGCAAGGACTCCACGAGTTCAAGAATGAAGTTAACTGCATTGCAAAACTTCAGCATCGAAATCTTGTAAAGCTTCTGGGATGCTGCATTCAAGCAGAAGAGAAGATGTTGGTGTACGAATACTTGCCAAACAAGAGCCTGGATTTGTATATATTTGGTTAGTCTTTTTACATCTAGTGTGCAGCCATTTCTTTCAATGCAATCAATTCTTTTGAGTGATATAAAAAACCTCATACTCAAAATGGCAAATGTTCAAGAAGGGAATTTCTAATTTGATTTCACATAATTTACTTTCATGTTTAGAgataaattataataataattgaaaactTCTGGCAGATGAAGAAAGGAGCGCACTACTTGATTGGCCTAAACGCTTCAACATTATCAATGGAATTGCTAGAGGACTGATGTATCTTCATCAAGATTCTAGGCTTAGAATCATCCACAGAGACTTGAAAGCTAGCAATGTTTTGCTTGATATAGAAATGATCCCAAAGATTTCAGATTTTGGGATGGCTAGAAGTTTCGGAGGAGACGAGACAGGAGCCAATACACGCCGTGTTGTTGGAACATAGTAAGATTCGATGTTAGATCATACATGTAGTTATGTACATTAACACATACATATTCCTTCACTAACTATAAATTTGATTGCTTTGTTGCAGTGGCTACATGTCCCCAGAATATGCAGTCGATGGGATATTCTCAGTAAAATCAGATGTCTTTAGTTTTGGAGTATTAGTACTAGAGATTGTGAGTGGAAAGAAGAACAGACGATTTGTTCATCCAGACCACCACCTCAACCTTCTTGGACATGTAAGTCCTAAGTTGTAACTCCTAAGAGAAAAAGACTTTACTTAGACAAAGTACTTGTTAATGCATTTAAGTTTTATGCGCTGATGGTAAATTACATGTAAATTTCTACTATAAGCTAATTGATAATCTGTTAAAAATGGATAACTAAATTACTATCACAGGTTAAACCATATTGATAGTGTAAACATTGTTAGTTTATATAAGTTAAATCCGTTGATGTGCAGACATGGATGCTTCATAAAGAAGGAAGACAATTGGAACTAGTAGATCCAAATCTGGTGGACTCATGTTATGTATCAGAAGTGCTTAGATCAATCCATGTGGGATTGTTATGTGTTCAACAGAATCCAGAGGACAGGCCAAATATGTCTACTGTGATTATGATGCTGAGCAATGAAGGCATTTTGCCACCACCTAAACATCCTGGCTTTTTCACTGAAAGGAATGTTAAAgatgctgaattttcttggagTACACAAACACCTAGTTCTATAAATGAAGTTACCATCACATTGTTGAATGCTCGATAAAAGACACATGTCCATAGTGGGTTACATATTCCATCATTTTTCAGAATTGTATTAAaatcttctcctttttttcttta
Proteins encoded in this window:
- the LOC107791161 gene encoding G-type lectin S-receptor-like serine/threonine-protein kinase At4g27290 isoform X1; the encoded protein is METFPFLLLLFFSLIFLHKVNGQGDTITTTQFIKDGETIVSSDETFEMGFFSPLDTSANRYVGIWYKKISLITPVWVANRVAPVTNKSGVLKVIQSGLVVLVNDTNATVWSTNSSTTVQNPVAQLLDTGNFVVRDADDPNPENFLWQSFDYPTDTLIASMKLGKDLVTGFERYLTSWRSNDDPAPGEYTYHCDPTGYPQDLMRKGPNVIYRAGPWNGLRWSGAPNMVNNSITSFGLIMNSKEIYYKYELVNKSVINTLVIKPNGNTMRMIWIEKTQGWVNYHSTDADDCDAYKLCGAYGTCNVLSDPVCQCLDKFEPKHPYDWNRADWSSGCVRKRSINCTGDGFLMYSGIKLPDTRNSWFSETMTLDECRAVCLRNCSCMGYTNLDIRNGGSGCLLWIDELVDIRQLSQSGQDIYIRMSASDIGSAGSKGKKAVILAVALPLLVALILLGLGVGLILYKRKRREDPVLTTKRRLGGHSNKNDDSNQNHHEDFELPLFDLFTLTKATNNFSFENKIGEGGFGQVHKGVLEGGQEVAVKRLSETSKQGLHEFKNEVNCIAKLQHRNLVKLLGCCIQAEEKMLVYEYLPNKSLDLYIFDEERSALLDWPKRFNIINGIARGLMYLHQDSRLRIIHRDLKASNVLLDIEMIPKISDFGMARSFGGDETGANTRRVVGTYGYMSPEYAVDGIFSVKSDVFSFGVLVLEIVSGKKNRRFVHPDHHLNLLGHTWMLHKEGRQLELVDPNLVDSCYVSEVLRSIHVGLLCVQQNPEDRPNMSTVIMMLSNEGILPPPKHPGFFTERNVKDAEFSWSTQTPSSINEVTITLLNAR
- the LOC107791161 gene encoding G-type lectin S-receptor-like serine/threonine-protein kinase At4g27290 isoform X2, encoding METFPFLLLLFFSLIFLHKVNGQGDTITTTQFIKDGETIVSSDETFEMGFFSPLDTSANRYVGIWYKKISLITPVWVANRVAPVTNKSGVLKVIQSGLVVLVNDTNATVWSTNSSTTVQNPVAQLLDTGNFVVRDADDPNPENFLWQSFDYPTDTLIASMKLGKDLVTGFERYLTSWRSNDDPAPGEYTYHCDPTGYPQDLMRKGPNVIYRAGPWNGLRWSGAPNMVNNSITSFGLIMNSKEIYYKYELVNKSVINTLVIKPNGNTMRMIWIEKTQGWVNYHSTDADDCDAYKLCGAYGTCNVLSDPVCQCLDKFEPKHPYDWNRADWSSGCVRKRSINCTGDGFLMYSGIKLPDTRNSWFSETMTLDECRAVCLRNCSCMGYTNLDIRNGGSGCLLWIDELVDIRQLSQSGQDIYIRMSASDIGRLGGHSNKNDDSNQNHHEDFELPLFDLFTLTKATNNFSFENKIGEGGFGQVHKGVLEGGQEVAVKRLSETSKQGLHEFKNEVNCIAKLQHRNLVKLLGCCIQAEEKMLVYEYLPNKSLDLYIFDEERSALLDWPKRFNIINGIARGLMYLHQDSRLRIIHRDLKASNVLLDIEMIPKISDFGMARSFGGDETGANTRRVVGTYGYMSPEYAVDGIFSVKSDVFSFGVLVLEIVSGKKNRRFVHPDHHLNLLGHTWMLHKEGRQLELVDPNLVDSCYVSEVLRSIHVGLLCVQQNPEDRPNMSTVIMMLSNEGILPPPKHPGFFTERNVKDAEFSWSTQTPSSINEVTITLLNAR